The stretch of DNA atattttctataaattaaaattaaaatattaaaattttataaaaattaaaaaatatttaatttataatttttttagtctattttaagtaaaaaataatactcttttttaatttaacttaaattaaatcaaacttatCATGAAAAAGTACTAAAGTAGTGTTGTAAATGAATAAAgcctatttatataaaaataaaaaaaataaagcccTCAGAAGTACTAGTATTACTCTGGCGGAGGACTCCTCAATCCCGATCACAGCGCGAGTCAGAGTCCAATACAAacgaaataatttaaaactgaGAAAGCAGACTCGGTTGCTTCGCCGCGCCGATACAACAATGACTCTACTCCGGTCACTTTTGGCGGTTACTCTGTTGCTCACTTTCTTCATCTCTCTCTCACAAGCTTTCCAATCCGACGAGCTTCTCCTCGACGACGAAGAATTCGGCCTCGAAGGTGGACGCCCCCAATCCCGTCCATCACCTAACAccgccaccaccaccaccaccaccacatcCACTCGCAAGAGGATTCCAGACTCTGCTTCCGATTCAAAGATCCAGTTCACTCTCGAACACGCTTTCGGTGACTCCGATTTCTCCGACGCCGGTAACTTCTCCGCTCGCCTCAAAACTTGGAGCCACGGCGCTCAGGTTCCTTCACTCTACTCTCCTTCCTATTCCTCAATCAAATAAAAGCTGTATAGTTATTTTGTATCTCTATCTTATATACGACAATTTCATTGTTGATAGTTTTCAAACCTAGTATAACAATTCGTTGATTGGTTCTGTTTCGAATCGATTTAGATTAAACTTCTAACTTATTGCGCTGAgtttgaataaatatataaaattatatgctGTTGTACTGAAAAGCAATTTTGATCTGTGACAGACACTGACGAAACTGCGGTTTTCGAGAGATTCTTTCACTgatgttgagaagaataaattTCAAGTAATTATTTGTTTCTTTGGAGCTACTTTTGTATGtgtgtttgatatttttagCACTGAGCATTATATAAGATTTGGCACTCTTTTATTATCACAGGAGCTGTTGAAAGGAGATGATTTCTATAAGATTAGACTGCCATCCAATGTTTTGAGCCCTCCAGGAAGGGAATATATTGTTTCTTCGGTGAAAGCTGTAAGTGTGAATTTGAATCAAGTTCCCGTCCATTGGTAAAATGAATTGAAGTATTAAGGTTATTTTTTTCACTCAAATGTGGTGGTTGTGGTTCTGCCAATTTGACAATTCATCTATGGTTTTATATTTGCACTTATGCTTGGGGAAGAAGGGAAGAAGCATGTAGATCCC from Cicer arietinum cultivar CDC Frontier isolate Library 1 chromosome 3, Cicar.CDCFrontier_v2.0, whole genome shotgun sequence encodes:
- the LOC101513997 gene encoding uncharacterized protein, whose translation is MTLLRSLLAVTLLLTFFISLSQAFQSDELLLDDEEFGLEGGRPQSRPSPNTATTTTTTTSTRKRIPDSASDSKIQFTLEHAFGDSDFSDAGNFSARLKTWSHGAQTLTKLRFSRDSFTDVEKNKFQELLKGDDFYKIRLPSNVLSPPGREYIVSSVKARCLPGDGLEEHFVIHTEGVNILGVNYGSPGACPYPRQLKLPAKWSFKSHTLLKNSEQAPRTPIFAEEVLGGEGVEGEIVMPIERSFWAKYWMYMIPLGLIVMNAVTQAMNMPEEQAGGQAGAPPQPGSAVQRGANSGVRRRS